The DNA segment AACCTGAGGAAGAAAAAGATGGACATCCTTTTGTGTTGAAACCGTCTGAAGTGGAGAAGCAGGGTGATGATGGTACTCCATTTGACGAAAATCCGATGACAGATGGACAGGTCTTGGACCACTATACAGAATACAAGCTTAAAGAAAGAAGCTCATCAGCAGATGAAAACAAACCTCCTATTGAATGTGCCATTCAAAATATTGGAGGTGGCAATATATGCAATTGTGAAATTTCTTGCAAGGATCCTGAGATTTCTGCTTCAGGTATTAAATCAGAAAACCTGATTGTTGAGGAATCTCAATCATGTCCTTCAGCAGAAGAAGCACTTGAGGTTGCAACCTCATCTGACCACCAACGATCTGTGATGATAGATTCTGTGGAGAGGAGTCGTGATGCTGTTATTACATTGGGTGCTTCTGATGTTCCATTTTCTAAGAATGCTGATGAATCAGTTAGACCAGCAACCACCTCCTCTTATGCTGCTGGGCTTGTTGAAGACTTGAAAATGATGGAGACACATGAACGTCATCAAGAGAGATCAGCCAGTGAAGACCAATTGTCCAGTTGTCAAGCCAAGGAAACTGAGAATCAAGCAAAACCTGCGGGTTCGAGGTTATCTGGGGTTGATTCAGATGTGAGGGCAGATCTTGCATTATCTGCAGAGGCTTCTTCATTGGCTGTTAAAACTGAGCCAGATATTGCCAATAAGCTTGACTTTGATTTGAACGAGGGCATCCTTGGAGATGATGGAAACCTAGATGAGACTGCTGTCTCAGTTGCAACAGTGTGTTCGTCTGCAATTTTTTTTCCCGGCCTGTCTTCTTTTGCAAATGCGATGTCTAACAGCTCACCTGCTCCAATCACAGTAGCTGCACCAGCAAAAGGGCCTTTTGTTCCACCTCAAAACTTATTAAAGAGCAAGGGTGAGACTGGATGGAAAGGCTCAGCTGCCACTAGTGCTTTTCGGCCAGCAGAACCACGAAAAGCTCCAGAGATGCCACCATCTGTTTCTGCAGGGAAGCAGTGCCGCCGTCAACTCAATATTGATCTGAATGAACCTGATGAGAGAGTTCTTGAGGACATGGCTGTCCAGAACTGTGCTAAGTCTTCCAGCTCTGAGTTGGGGACGGTAATAAATCGTGAAGCAACCCCACAGATTTCTGGGGGACTTAATCTTGACTTAAATAGAGTCGATGAAGGCACCGAAAATGGGCAGTTATTAGCAAGCACCACCTATGGATTAGAGGTGCCATTCTTGGCTGTAGGACCAGCATCAGGAGAAGTCCCTAATCGGGTGGCCAATATGTCGAGGGAATTAGATTTAAATAGTGGACCAGGTCTTGATGATGCTTGTGCTGCTCCTACAACTGGGAACCAAAATACAAAATGCACTAGAAGCATCCCTTTTGTACCTCCAGTTGCAGGCATCAGAATGAACACTGTTGACTTGGGAAGTTTATCACCATGGTTTCCCCCTGGTAGTTCATATCCTGCTCAGTCTATACCATCTTCCTTGACTGATAGAGGAGAGCAGCCTTGCCCAATTGTTGCAGCTCCAGGAGCCCAAAGAATTTTGGGGCCAGTTACTGCTAGTGGCCCCTTTGGTGGCGATGGTTATAGGGGTCCCATGTTTTCATCCTCCACAGCCATGGCATTTTCTCCTGCTACAGCATTTCCATATGCTGGATTTGCTTTTGGGTCCAATTTTCCACTTGCATCAACTTCTTTTTCAGGTGGGTCGACAACCTTTGTTGATTCTTCATCTGGAGCTGGTTCAGGTTTCCCTACCATTCCTTCACCATTTTTTGGACAAGCTGGAGCCATTTTATCTAGTTATCCAAGGCCTTACGTGATAAGCCTTCCAGAGGGTAATTCTGATAGCACTCGGAAATGGATTGCACCAGGTCTTGATCTCAATGCAGGACCTGGAAACACAGATTTGGAAGGAAAAGATGAGCGATTGCCCTTGGCATCTAGGCAACTCTTAGTTGCAACCTCGCAAGCATTCACGGAGGAGCAGGTGAGAATGTATGGAGTGCCAGGTGGGGGTTTGAAGAGGAAGGAGCCTGAAGGAGGTTGGGATGCAAACAGATCTACTTACAAACAACTCTCTTGGCAGTGATGAGAGATCAGAAGTAGCAAATGGTTAATAGCAGCGTCTGAATGTGGTGAGTGATAGATCCATTGTATATTATGTGACTGTGACCTCATATTGTTTTCTCTGTCCGGGTTTAATATTGAGATTTATTTTACAGGCAGAGTACACAAGGTAACCACAGGATCAGCTTGCACTAAGTTGTATGTGTGAACCCGCCTGCATGCATCCTGATGCTTCTGGGGGGAAACATGGACCTCAGGAAATTCTGAAACTTGCTGTGTTTCATGTAAATGTTGAGACATGATGCCTCCTTGATACATCAAATTCTGCTGATTCAGCAGTTGCTTTGCCCAGCATTTCTTTAGCTTGTTCAAGCATGTTTTCCAAGGACATCCAAGGGGCTTGTGGTGGACGGTGACAGTAGCATGTTGCTCACTCAGATAATTGCAATGCCAATTCATCATCTCTTTCCCCAATGCCACTGCAATCAGGTGCTTATTCCTTTCTCTAAGGTTTTCTGCCCCCAAAGAGTTGACAGATACTGCTACTTGTGTTGATAACATGTTTGCCCAGGCAATTTGCATGCCTTGTATTTATTTCCATGAGCAGAGCAATCAGATATTTGCAATGTCAAGTTTTGTCAATTAACCTCTTAGTTTATCAGCTTGTAACCAACGGCTGCAGTGGCTCGAGTTAGTGAAGCACAGCATGTTTGTTGTTTTTATACTAAAtgagttacatatatatatacacatatatatatactatgtgtatatatatatgtatatatatacatgtatatatatacatacatatatatatatatatatatatatatatatatatatatatattcaataaaaaaattaattcatcaattgaattACTTATCATCAAAGTACGGAGTCAACATACATTATTATCTGGCATTATCATATGTTTTTAGATAAGATTCTATAAGTACTATCTTAAATTTCTAGGCCGTATTAGTATATAGTACAGTAGTATAGGATAGAAATACAAGTATGAACACCGATCAAAGATGCCCGAAAATTACAAAGACTATGGGGAATGCATGCACTATGTATGAAGCATATAGTGTCATAGGAAATGCACCTTGGAACCAAATCCTAAATGTAGAATGTCGAATCATACAATGACTTACTTCTCCTAttacatcacaagaagaaaaaggaagcaagaaatcaCTGGTTGTGACTCGAATAATATTAAGACCTCTTCAATGTTACTAAATTCTTTTAGATTTACTTTCATAAAAAACTTGCATAGATGTCATTATAATTAACTTTGTATCAACTGGTCGTTAACATAGTGATATGGAAACATAAATTGACATCAttgtattttcttaaaaatatctaTAAAATCATGGGTATCGGATGAACCGATGTTTCGAGCAATAAATTAAACAATCAATATtatcaaataattttaatgatgcaaAAACAATATATTATCACATAATTTTTTACATGTGAGTTTTTATTCTCTTCCATCCTtacaataaaaaacaaaaaatacttagaatactctttaaaggaaaaaaaaaaatcaaagatatttGGTAGTGAAAAAGAGATGCACGTACTTAAATCTTTTTAAGGTTCAAACGGTCCATTAGTAAATCGAATTGATTCCTGTATTTTCAGTCTGATCTTCAAACCCTAAGAACAAGAACATGCAGTATTCATTATTCATGGAGGTTTCTCCGTAAGCatgttgctattttgaatatgatTATGAATAGATACATCTTCCTAAGTTTTAATAGGAAGGGAGACATCCAAGGCAAGCCACCAGCAACAAAATCTCCTCTCCAATCAACATTAATTTACTCACCTTAATTGGATAACACAACATCAACACCATGCCAAGACATGCATTAAATCATGCATCCtcttcccccttctctctctttccCCACCAGTTCTTCTGCGATCTGCGAACATGGCCTTAACGAGTACTCGGCAGTTGCTGCTGTTGCTTGTCGCGCTTGCGTTTgccttcttctttctctccttgATGTGTTATCCCAGACCCTTCATGGCCATCTCCCGAGGAGACCACCTTGGTTTGCGCCCTGCGAATGAGACCACCATCAGTAAGAACTCCTCTCTAGCCACGTACATGGATTCTTCTTCTAATTCTGCTTTTCTGATGGCGATGCAGCGGACTGCGATTTGGCCGATGGCGAATGGGTGCGGGACTTCGATGGATCGGGTTACACCAATGGGTCGTGCCCGTTGATGCTGGAGCACAACTGTGGGAAGTACGGGAAGGATCAAGATTACGTGAACTGGAGGTGGAAGCCGAAGCAGTGCCAACTGCCGAGGTTTCAGGGGAAGGTGTTCTTGGAGATGATGAGGGGGAAGACGATGGCGTTCGTGGGGGACTCGGTCAGCCGGAACCAGATGAGTTCGCTCATCTGCTTCTTGTCTCAGGCATGAAACCAATCATGCAAGCTCTAATTCTGCATGCATGTTGATTTCACATTGCTCATAGTATTTTTTACTATTAAATATTGAATAGACCATgaacttataattttaaattattttttctttttgttcataCACAATTAATTCTAGCATGAGATAGAAGGAGCAAGTCAAGTATATCTAAAATAATACGAAGATAGACGAgagaaattaattaatatttttgatgCTAGAAGAAAAGATAGAGGAAACAATTTTCCTGTACAGAATAATCCTGTACAGAATTCAATAATGAAAGAAAAGATGCATGCAGTCCATCTCACAATGGTTGAGACATAGGCTTCTTAATGTTGAAACTTACATCACTCTAAAAAAAGTTGCTAATTCAATTGCCACAAATCACTAATTATCAGCCAATTTATTGGCTCTCACTCAAGTTCTATCATTGCATCCAAACCTAAGCAAAAAGGAAATTGATTCTCATTCCCTTTCCTAAGGTTCTAATTATAAGCTTTACAAAACTCAAAACACTTTTTTATTTTGTAATATAATACAAAATTTACATAAACATTTACCTCTCAATGGTCTCATTGCTGAATTCAAGCAGAAGAAGATACCTAAAAACTAATGGTTAGGCAATAATATCCTCTTCACAGTATGTGCTTGACAATTATTTGTCATGGTTAATCAACAGGTTGAGATTCCACTCGGTGCAAAAAATGAGGATGAAGACACAGTCAAAACTTGGTATTTCCAGTCCTACGACTTCACCCTCATGCAGTTGTGGACCAAATTTTTAGTAGAAGCAGCAGAACAAGTGATCAATGGAACAGGCACTGGATTTTATGATCTGCACTTGGATAGGATTGATATGAGCTGGTCCGGAAAGCTTCCACTGCTTGACTATCttatcatctccgatggccactgGTTCTTCCGAAAACTTTACCTCCATGAGTATGACAAACTGGTAGGCTGTGTGTACTGTTCGGAGGGCAATCTGACAGACTTTGGCATCAACTTTGCCATCCGAAAGGCCTTCAGAACAGCTTTCCAGTTCATTAACAAGTGTGAGGAGTGCGAAGGGTTGGTGACTGTGGTAAGGACATTCGCACCGGCACATTTTGAGAATGGTACTTGGAATGATGGAGGGGATTGCAGCCGGACGAGGCCATTTGAGGAAGGTGCTATAAGCCTCACTGCCACGGAGTATGATATGAGAAGTGCTCAGGTGGAGGAGCTTGAGAGCATGAGGAGTGCAAAGGGTGGGAAAGGGTTCGGTCTTCTGGATGTGACCAAGGCTATGATGATGAGACCCGATGGTCACCCTAGTTCACACAGGGACTTCATGGGGATGGAGGGCTTCAATGACTGCGTGCATTGGTGCTTACCAGGCCCTGTTGATATGTGGAATGAAATGTTGTTGGCTGTGTTGAAGAAGGGATTGATTGCTACATAAACAATAGGTATCCATCTTTTTCTTACTGTCAGCATTCACTCAGCTCACGCTTGGCATAACAATTAGAGAGAGGAAAGGCAGCTTATTCTGTAAACATGCACAAGGTGCTACATTTTTAGCTGTGGAGCAAAAGCAAAAGAGCTTGTAACAAATACAACATATGTTTCATTCAATTGGCTTTGAAACACAAAATTTCCAAGAGTTTGTATCTGTTAATGTTgctttgatgtgcaaaatattgaCTATTAAGTGATGATCTGTAGAAACCCCTCACTACTCTTTTATCTCTACTGTTGTTTTTTTACATGCCTTTGCAACTTACTTCATAtctatgcatttttcttttttcgtCACCTCTTGCTTTGGTAAGTAGGTCTGATACATTATCATGAAATCACTTATATTGTCGAAAGAGTTTATGTATATGTTTTAGAATATGAATTCAAAGGTCAAGAAGCAGAGAGTGTATGCATTTCAAGATATCTCGGACTGTTGCTTCGACAATGATTTTTGCTTGTCATGAGGATAAC comes from the Musa acuminata AAA Group cultivar baxijiao chromosome BXJ2-8, Cavendish_Baxijiao_AAA, whole genome shotgun sequence genome and includes:
- the LOC103996233 gene encoding uncharacterized protein LOC103996233 isoform X3; amino-acid sequence: MVKTEIVKITEKGRLVSSKGVDKLLNLMQLHRSERKIDASVRILVADVIAATDRYDCLGRFVQLNGVPILDDWLQEVYKWKTSDGSSPKECDKAIEELILALLRALDKLPVNLNALQSCNIGKSVNHLRNHKNPEIQKKARSLIDTWKKRVDAEITKINDAKSITSSQPVWQVKPESCDVSKSITPASIVDVSKDPLCKAATNTGGVEMPATTAKDEKSSSSSESQNNSQSCSSDHAKTIGSLWKEDKRNSSAGSMNASKAAGSSTCHRRSSNGFSGASMSAVHKETHLGKSGTLNRMPTLEKSSQSDLACEKPIDMSVANRGNNHRLIVKLPNHVQSPAQSVSGGSFEDPSILANRASSPGVQDKHEHSEFRVKLRGDVFRSNIVENDNTEAWQSNDIKEPPVGAGDVRSLAAIHDEEHMSAQDMRSATEAPGAVGSSSGTEKEVFLTEPSTRSSFSSINALIESCIKYSEASVPLVVEDDVGMNLLASVATGEISNSELISPTVSPGNSPATETKSRLSNDDVVAQSHVESDEAAFADSKKQVKSVGSFLISDVSNEDGTELSGNNCTDVILQYNKLASEHAEQSPTVAMSSHRECKPEEEKDGHPFVLKPSEVEKQGDDGTPFDENPMTDGQVLDHYTEYKLKERSSSADENKPPIECAIQNIGGGNICNCEISCKDPEISASGIKSENLIVEESQSCPSAEEALEVATSSDHQRSVMIDSVERSRDAVITLGASDVPFSKNADESVRPATTSSYAAGLVEDLKMMETHERHQERSASEDQLSSCQAKETENQAKPAGSRLSGVDSDVRADLALSAEASSLAVKTEPDIANKLDFDLNEGILGDDGNLDETAVSVATVCSSAIFFPGLSSFANAMSNSSPAPITVAAPAKGPFVPPQNLLKSKGETGWKGSAATSAFRPAEPRKAPEMPPSVSAGKQCRRQLNIDLNEPDERVLEDMAVQNCAKSSSSELGTVINREATPQISGGLNLDLNRVDEGTENGQLLASTTYGLEVPFLAVGPASGEVPNRVANMSRELDLNSGPGLDDACAAPTTGNQNTKCTRSIPFVPPVAGIRMNTVDLGSLSPWFPPGSSYPAQSIPSSLTDRGEQPCPIVAAPGAQRILGPVTASGPFGGDGYRGPMFSSSTAMAFSPATAFPYAGFAFGSNFPLASTSFSGGSTTFVDSSSGAGSGFPTIPSPFFGQAGAILSSYPRPYVISLPEGNSDSTRKWIAPGLDLNAGPGNTDLEGKDERLPLASRQLLVATSQAFTEEQVRMYGVPGGGLKRKEPEGGWDANRSTYKQLSWQ
- the LOC103996508 gene encoding xyloglucan O-acetyltransferase 4; translation: MALTSTRQLLLLLVALAFAFFFLSLMCYPRPFMAISRGDHLADCDLADGEWVRDFDGSGYTNGSCPLMLEHNCGKYGKDQDYVNWRWKPKQCQLPRFQGKVFLEMMRGKTMAFVGDSVSRNQMSSLICFLSQVEIPLGAKNEDEDTVKTWYFQSYDFTLMQLWTKFLVEAAEQVINGTGTGFYDLHLDRIDMSWSGKLPLLDYLIISDGHWFFRKLYLHEYDKLVGCVYCSEGNLTDFGINFAIRKAFRTAFQFINKCEECEGLVTVVRTFAPAHFENGTWNDGGDCSRTRPFEEGAISLTATEYDMRSAQVEELESMRSAKGGKGFGLLDVTKAMMMRPDGHPSSHRDFMGMEGFNDCVHWCLPGPVDMWNEMLLAVLKKGLIAT